Proteins encoded together in one Candidatus Neomarinimicrobiota bacterium window:
- the polA gene encoding DNA polymerase I, whose protein sequence is PLINSKGQHTSALFGFLNQVFRLLKVENPDYLVAAFDAKEKTFRHKKYPEYKATREKMPDEIQSQLEYLWELLDVLNIPRIVKPGFEADDIIGTLTKKGEEAGLDVYIVSGDKDFMQLINEHVFLYAPSGRRGEIKIYDPQSVEEKWGIPPEKMIDMLGLMGDSSDNVPGVSGVGKKSAQKLLMEYGSLEAALENAENVSNKRVRNGLLEGRENAILSKDLVTIVTDMDIDSNMDLFKRKQPDGEAVKNLFKELEFHALLNQVQGIKEATAPTAEESNKSYATILTNEQLEALGKKLRSAKLISIDLETNSLIPMKAEIVGLSFSIKADSGWYIPIGYKEKEKSNFGNDDLEEVLKVLTPVLEDGSIAKTGQNIKFDTLILRNHGVQVQGIQFDTMIAAHLIKPELRSYKLDNLSLEYLNYRMVPIEDLIGTGRKQISMFEVALEKTSFYAAEDAEIVFRLTEIFQKKLKEVKLENFFHSVELPLIPVLTQMEYDGVFVDGKHLKSMSKEMGKKIDNLVADIQKEAGTEFNVNSTQQLGQILFDILGLKQIQKRSTAERVLEHLKQDHPLPGLVLEYRKLNKLRSTYIDALPELIHEKTGRIHSTFSQTVAATGRLSSRDPNFQNIPIRTEEGREIRKAFRAEKKGWRIVSCDYSQIELRILAHLSKDPSLIDGFQKGEDIHSRTASDIFGVKIDDVLPEMRRSAKIVNFGLIYGAGPFRMSQELGVPRNEAQAIIDAYFTQYAGIKNYIESTLDYARENKYVETMLGRRRPVWDIDSNNHMHREAAKRMAINMPIQGTNAEMIKLAMIAIHHKLKEKKMESKMVIQIHDELMFEAPKAEVDDLIGMVVEEMVNALLLDIPIVVDSGVGDSWFEAH, encoded by the coding sequence CCGCTCATCAACAGCAAAGGGCAACATACCAGTGCATTATTCGGTTTTTTAAATCAAGTATTCCGTTTGCTTAAAGTTGAGAATCCGGACTACCTCGTAGCAGCTTTTGATGCGAAAGAAAAAACGTTTCGTCATAAAAAATACCCTGAATACAAAGCAACTCGGGAAAAAATGCCCGACGAAATACAATCCCAATTGGAGTACCTATGGGAATTACTCGACGTGTTAAATATCCCGCGTATCGTAAAACCGGGTTTTGAGGCGGATGATATTATTGGCACTCTTACAAAAAAAGGGGAAGAAGCAGGACTCGATGTGTATATCGTTAGCGGTGATAAAGATTTTATGCAGCTCATCAATGAACATGTTTTTTTGTATGCTCCTTCTGGCCGTCGCGGTGAAATCAAGATTTACGATCCACAGAGCGTCGAAGAGAAATGGGGTATTCCGCCAGAAAAAATGATTGATATGCTCGGTCTAATGGGCGACTCTTCGGACAATGTTCCCGGTGTTTCAGGCGTGGGAAAAAAATCAGCTCAAAAATTATTAATGGAATATGGATCACTAGAAGCTGCACTCGAGAATGCAGAAAATGTTTCTAACAAACGCGTCCGAAACGGGCTTCTAGAAGGGCGTGAAAATGCAATTTTAAGCAAAGATCTCGTCACCATTGTTACGGATATGGATATTGATTCGAACATGGATTTATTTAAACGTAAACAACCGGATGGCGAGGCAGTAAAAAATCTTTTTAAGGAACTCGAATTCCACGCATTGTTGAATCAGGTGCAAGGAATAAAGGAAGCAACAGCACCCACTGCTGAAGAGTCAAATAAATCTTATGCAACAATTTTAACCAATGAACAACTTGAAGCATTGGGAAAAAAACTTCGGTCGGCGAAATTAATTTCGATTGATCTCGAAACAAATTCTCTTATCCCCATGAAAGCTGAAATTGTTGGACTCAGTTTTTCAATTAAAGCGGATTCCGGTTGGTACATTCCTATTGGCTATAAAGAAAAGGAAAAGTCGAATTTTGGCAATGATGATCTCGAAGAAGTTTTGAAAGTGCTTACTCCTGTTTTAGAAGATGGTTCCATTGCAAAAACGGGACAAAATATCAAATTTGATACATTAATTCTTCGCAATCATGGCGTGCAAGTTCAAGGCATCCAATTCGATACAATGATTGCCGCCCATCTTATAAAACCCGAACTTCGATCTTACAAACTTGATAACCTCAGTCTGGAATATCTGAATTATAGAATGGTGCCTATTGAAGATTTAATTGGAACGGGCAGAAAGCAGATTTCTATGTTTGAGGTAGCATTGGAAAAAACATCATTTTATGCCGCAGAAGATGCAGAAATCGTATTCCGGCTTACCGAAATATTTCAGAAAAAATTAAAAGAGGTGAAATTAGAAAACTTTTTTCATTCTGTAGAATTACCACTCATTCCGGTGCTCACGCAAATGGAATACGACGGTGTATTTGTGGATGGGAAACATTTGAAATCTATGTCAAAGGAAATGGGCAAGAAAATTGATAATCTTGTTGCCGATATTCAAAAAGAAGCCGGAACCGAATTCAACGTGAATTCCACGCAACAGTTGGGGCAAATTCTGTTTGATATCTTGGGACTCAAACAAATTCAAAAACGGTCAACGGCCGAGCGAGTTTTGGAACACCTTAAACAAGATCATCCTCTTCCCGGTTTGGTTCTTGAATATCGTAAACTGAATAAATTGCGAAGCACCTATATAGATGCTCTTCCGGAATTGATTCATGAAAAAACAGGAAGAATTCACAGTACTTTTAGCCAAACAGTTGCTGCCACAGGACGATTATCGAGCCGTGATCCAAATTTTCAAAACATCCCCATTCGGACAGAAGAAGGCCGAGAAATTCGCAAAGCATTTCGAGCAGAAAAAAAAGGGTGGCGAATCGTTTCCTGCGATTATTCCCAAATCGAACTCAGGATTTTGGCACACCTCAGTAAAGATCCTTCGCTTATCGATGGTTTTCAAAAAGGGGAAGACATTCATTCCAGAACTGCATCTGATATTTTTGGTGTAAAAATTGATGATGTTCTTCCGGAAATGAGGCGGTCAGCTAAAATCGTAAATTTTGGTTTGATTTACGGAGCAGGACCTTTTAGAATGAGCCAAGAACTCGGTGTGCCGAGGAACGAAGCGCAGGCGATCATTGATGCATATTTCACCCAGTACGCTGGAATAAAAAATTATATTGAATCAACGTTGGATTATGCGCGAGAAAATAAATATGTAGAAACGATGCTTGGAAGACGTCGCCCGGTTTGGGACATTGATAGCAATAATCATATGCATCGAGAGGCGGCAAAACGAATGGCAATTAATATGCCGATTCAAGGAACCAACGCGGAAATGATTAAACTGGCGATGATTGCAATTCATCATAAACTCAAAGAAAAGAAGATGGAGTCAAAAATGGTTATCCAGATTCATGATGAACTCATGTTTGAAGCTCCCAAAGCAGAAGTGGATGATTTGATTGGTATGGTTGTGGAAGAAATGGTGAATGCGCTCCTTTTGGATATTCCAATTGTAGTAGATTCAGGAGTGGGAGACTCGTGGTTTGAAGCACATTAA
- a CDS encoding ABC transporter ATP-binding protein, protein MEASISLKKVGKTIGDRTVLAGLTFGIEKGTIVAIIGDNESGKSTLLKILSGLDNPEFGSVFIHGLDAKNRREETRMMLGFVPHEIDLDPWLTLEENIRFSGLLFGADNDKITHQISVYSRALNLTDFLHNPASKVSPGIQKKTMLVRALAHDPTVLILDEPTTFMDTRGKRETWNLLREFRKKKTVLYVSQSLEEVEAAHDRIIMLENGRVLLDGSLEKLLESTFEYHQFGIEFEQLTDQLYILLSTESKVINPSRTENVFQFYGRSRSVFFDIIRLAAENVMTDVTIKKLGLRDLLDFQFTRDEIE, encoded by the coding sequence ATGGAAGCAAGTATATCACTCAAAAAAGTTGGAAAAACTATCGGTGACAGAACCGTATTAGCCGGGCTAACCTTTGGAATAGAAAAAGGAACCATAGTTGCAATTATTGGTGACAATGAATCCGGTAAAAGTACATTATTGAAAATTTTATCAGGTTTAGATAATCCCGAATTTGGGTCGGTTTTTATTCACGGGTTGGACGCAAAAAATCGCCGTGAAGAAACGCGCATGATGCTGGGTTTTGTTCCGCACGAAATTGATTTGGATCCTTGGCTCACTTTAGAAGAGAATATCCGATTTTCCGGTCTCTTATTTGGTGCAGATAATGACAAAATTACCCATCAAATTTCCGTGTATTCCCGAGCATTGAATCTTACTGATTTTCTACACAATCCGGCGTCAAAAGTATCGCCAGGAATTCAGAAAAAAACGATGTTAGTTCGAGCACTTGCTCATGATCCAACTGTATTAATCCTTGATGAACCTACAACATTTATGGATACACGCGGAAAGCGGGAAACTTGGAACCTGCTTCGAGAATTTCGAAAAAAGAAAACTGTTTTATATGTTAGTCAATCTTTGGAAGAAGTTGAAGCGGCTCATGATCGGATTATTATGTTAGAGAACGGACGGGTTCTTTTGGATGGTAGCTTAGAAAAACTGCTTGAGAGTACGTTTGAATACCACCAGTTTGGTATCGAATTTGAACAATTAACAGATCAATTATACATTCTTCTTTCAACCGAATCTAAAGTTATTAACCCAAGTAGAACCGAAAATGTATTTCAGTTTTATGGTCGATCAAGGAGCGTATTTTTTGATATTATTCGACTTGCGGCAGAAAATGTTATGACGGATGTAACCATTAAAAAACTTGGGTTACGGGATTTACTTGATTTTCAATTCACCCGCGATGAAATAGAATGA